The Arachis hypogaea cultivar Tifrunner chromosome 14, arahy.Tifrunner.gnm2.J5K5, whole genome shotgun sequence genome has a segment encoding these proteins:
- the LOC112742385 gene encoding uncharacterized protein — protein sequence MWTISDFPGLGNLSGWNTYDGRTYPAWNLDAETNRLTHSQKWCYMGHRRFLNPAHRYRKDRNRFDGKIEARGPPFKLSGGDIARQLQDVHVHLGKVQSVTGKRTRRQQTAIHDESPWKKRSIFFELPYWENNGLRHNLDVMHIEKNVCDNIVFTIMNEKDGYSSNISRCVDLRQRKMSGLKSHDCHILMEHLLPIALRNALPAPVSSVLADLSSFFRRICSKSIDRQQLPLLQDHVVHTLCRMEMIFPPSFFTIMVHLTVHLVEEVRLGGLVQYRWMYPIERYLCRLKQFVRNRSQPEGSIVEGYLSEEILVFCSRYLDNVDSRINRPMCVDDRPCEPNQCESASMFPGVGKAVGAASFYALTPTEKFQAHRHVLVISLAVEKFIDDFRAIKKRQLRSRTRSQSHIDSVVHREFFEWFKREVPLGSIRHSSELQWLACGPNVQASRFTAYNVNGFRFRTLSREEGLKTQNSGVHVTSDTRSYASKRDSNIAVGGVSYYGKLVDIIELNYSGQFTIVLFRCIWVNTTPGRGIKQDVLGHTLVNFSNPIHVGDREDDEPYILASEARLVYYVEDEVDKDGV from the exons ATGTGGACAATCAGTGATTTTCCTGGTTTAGGCAACTTGTCCGGGTGGAACACGTACGATGGGAGAACTTATCCTGCATGGAATTTGGATGCTGAGACTAACCGGCTCACACACAGTCAGAAATGGTGTTACATGGGCCATCGTCGCTTTCTGAATCCTGCCCACAGATATAGAAAGGACCGGAATAGATTTGATGGAAAGATAGAGGCTAGAGGTCCACCTTTCAAACTCTCTGGTGGAGACATTGCGAGACAACTACAGGACGTGCATGTCCACCTTGGCAAGGTGCAATCGGTAACTGGGAAAAGGACACGTAGACAGCAAACCGCCATACATGACGAGTCTCCTTGGAAGAAGAGGAGTATATTCTTTGAGTTACCATACTGGGAAAACAATGGATTGCGTCACAATCTTGATgtgatgcacatagagaagaatgtgTGCGACAACATAGTTTTCACCATAATGAACGAGAAAG ATGGTTACTCTAGTAACATTTCCCGCTGTGTTGACCTACGACAGCGCAAGATGTCGGGCTTGAAAAGCCACGACTGTCACATTCTGATGGAGCATCTCCTGCCAATTGCGTTAAGGAATGCGTTGCCTGCCCCAGTGTCCTCTGTCTTGGCGGATTTATCGTCCTTTTTTCGCAGAATATGCAGTAAATCCATTGACCGTCAACAACTTCCTCTGCTTCAGGATCATGTGGTCCATACTCTTTGCCGCATGGAGATGATTTTCCCTCCATCTTTCTTCACCATCATGGTGCACTTGACGGTACATCTGGTCGAGGAAGTGCGACTCGGTGGCCTAGTTCAATATCGGTGGATGTACCCAATCGAAAGGTACCTATGTCGTCTCAAGCAGTTCGTGCGTAATAGGTCACAACCGGAGGGCTCTATCGTAGAGGGATACTTATCGGAGGAGATTCTCGTGTTTTGCTCAAGATACCTCGATAATGTCGATAGTAGGATCAATCGACCAATGTGTGTTGACGATCGACCGTGTGAACCTAACCAGTGTGAAAGTGCATCCATGTTCCCGGGGGTAGGAAAGGCTGTTGGGGCTGCTTCGTTTTACGCTCTCACACCAACTGAGAAATTTCAAGCTCACCGTCACGTCTTGGTCATTTCTCTGGCTGTGGAAAAGTTCATAGA TGATTTCAGGGCCATCAAAAAAAGGCAGTTGCGAAGCAGGACAAGGTCCCAGTCTCACATAGACAGTGTTGTGCACAGAGAATTTTTCGAGTGGTTCAAGCGTGAG GTTCCCTTGGGAAGCATCAGGCATTCGAGCGAACTGCAGTGGCTTGCATGTGGCCCCAACGTTCAAGCTAGTCGCTTTACAGCTTACAATGTAAATGGATTTAGGTTTAGGACCCTGTCAAGAGAAGAAGGGCTGAAAACTCAGAATAGCGGGGTTCATGTCACTTCTGACACTAGAAGTTATGCAAGCAAGCGCGACAGTAATATTGCGGTTGGTGGTGTCTCGTATTATGGGAAACTAGTGGACATCATTGAGCTGAATTACAGTGGTCAATTCACAATCGTTTTGTTTAGATGTATCTGGGTAAACACCACACCTGGTAGAGGCATAAAACAAGATGTTTTGGGCCACACACTCGTCAATTTCTCTAATCCGATACATGTTGGTGATCGAGAGGATGACGAACCGTACATTCTTGCATCAGAGGCTCGCCTTGTATACTATGTGGAAGATGAGGTTGATAAGGATGGAGTGTAG